In the Piscinibacter sp. XHJ-5 genome, one interval contains:
- a CDS encoding 3-hydroxybutyryl-CoA dehydrogenase, producing the protein MARFAAVGAGRMGRGIAIAFAYAGHRIALVDLRPRSADAWQRLCEDARGEIRSSLDGLAQLGAFAPEQVDAIAGRVELVDAAGAPAALARAELVFEGVPETLQAKREALEQLSRHCSDDAILTSTTSSILVTQLAALVRRPQRFLNMHWLNPAYVIPVVELSTHPGTDAAVVARARALMEGIGKVPVMCGPTPGYIVPRLQALVMNEAARMIEEGAATAEEIDKATRYGMGLRFAALGVVEFIDFGGSDILHHASREMSASIDAQRYTAPAIVDRMVEQGRLGVKSGSGFYDYAGRDIAAYRRDVLARTLGMLRHAGLWRAPAEATQS; encoded by the coding sequence ATGGCCCGCTTCGCCGCCGTCGGTGCCGGACGCATGGGACGCGGCATCGCGATCGCCTTCGCGTATGCCGGCCACCGCATCGCACTGGTCGACCTGCGCCCTCGCTCGGCCGACGCCTGGCAGCGCCTGTGCGAAGACGCGCGCGGCGAGATCCGGTCCAGCCTCGACGGGCTGGCGCAGCTCGGCGCGTTCGCGCCGGAGCAGGTCGATGCCATCGCCGGCCGCGTCGAGCTCGTCGACGCCGCCGGCGCGCCCGCCGCGCTGGCCCGCGCGGAGCTGGTGTTCGAAGGCGTGCCGGAGACCCTGCAGGCCAAGCGCGAAGCGCTGGAGCAGCTCAGCCGGCACTGCAGCGACGACGCCATCCTCACGTCGACCACCAGCAGCATCCTGGTGACGCAGCTGGCGGCGCTGGTGCGGCGGCCGCAGCGCTTTCTCAACATGCACTGGCTCAACCCGGCATACGTGATCCCGGTGGTCGAGCTGAGCACGCACCCCGGCACCGATGCCGCGGTGGTGGCGCGCGCGCGTGCGCTGATGGAGGGCATCGGCAAGGTGCCGGTGATGTGCGGGCCGACGCCGGGCTACATCGTGCCGCGGCTGCAGGCGCTGGTCATGAACGAGGCGGCGCGCATGATCGAGGAGGGCGCGGCCACCGCCGAGGAGATCGACAAGGCGACGCGCTACGGCATGGGCCTGCGCTTCGCGGCGCTCGGCGTGGTGGAGTTCATCGACTTCGGAGGCAGCGACATCCTGCACCACGCGAGCCGCGAGATGTCGGCATCGATCGACGCACAGCGCTACACGGCGCCGGCCATCGTGGACCGCATGGTGGAGCAGGGCCGCCTGGGTGTGAAGAGCGGCAGCGGCTTCTACGACTACGCCGGGCGCGACATCGCGGCCTATCGCCGCGACGTGCTGGCGCGCACGCTGGGGATGCTGCGGCACGCCGGCCTGTGGCGCGCACCGGCCGAGGCGACACAGTCGTGA
- a CDS encoding protein kinase, with amino-acid sequence MKLSTQQLVRMTRLLDDVVDLDEGDRRAWLRALPEEHRDLEPALQRALFAQEGDAVLDAAACVLQDIIAAGRLQAGARVGPYRLLRPLGRGGMAEVWLAERADGAFRREVALKMPVRLEGREDLARRFAVERDILAALEHAHIARFYDAGVSQDGTPYFALEYVAGETLLQWADERRLSIRARIELFLQVLEAVQFAHDKGVLHRDIKPSNILVTDAGQVKLLDFGVARLVERPGEAELTQPYGRALTPGYASPEQLRGERVDAASDVYSLGMVLCELLTGRRPAERSTRALGGDLEAIVAKALAAQPAQRYAGAAALAQDLRRHLAGEAVHARGPSPLYRAGKFLQRHRAGAGLALAVSLSFAVGLVLVQRPQAPTLPAVALAGAPTPAPASAEGKSIAVLPFADLSESQDQAYFSDGLSEELIDRLTHSPNLRVIARTSSFALKGTKDDVRSIAARLGVAFLLQGSVRKSGTRVRIAAQLVRASDGSQMWSQTYDRQLEDVFRIQDEIAGTVALALESALVGRPGHAGARLPNIEAYNLVLQGDVYANGPFERDAQRAEASFKKAIETDPAYALPWVKLGLLYMRQAQLSRMDRDEAHALARQAIDSALRLAPGSMAAHAARFRYAVRVDYRWGDARAELDRMRAIDLRDMLHLPECEATFAGVTGRLDEAIRIQRQIVERDPLNASAIGTLASYLLQGDRFEESLALLRHELQINPHAVGNHGLMGVNLALLGRGEQALAAIAEERHDGYRLWAASIAHWTLGRRADADAALAEMKRYADANAFYVAQLHAMRGERKAAFEWLNRACAEHQSGCESLKIDRFFRPLRDDARYRAVLGKMKLESDAPATQ; translated from the coding sequence GTGAAGCTTTCGACGCAGCAGCTGGTGCGCATGACCCGCCTGCTCGACGACGTCGTCGATCTCGACGAGGGGGACCGGCGCGCCTGGCTGCGGGCGTTGCCCGAGGAGCACCGCGACCTCGAGCCCGCGCTGCAGCGCGCGCTGTTCGCGCAGGAGGGCGATGCGGTCCTGGACGCCGCAGCGTGCGTGCTGCAGGACATCATCGCCGCCGGCCGCCTGCAGGCCGGCGCACGGGTGGGGCCGTACCGGCTGCTGAGGCCGCTGGGGCGCGGCGGCATGGCGGAGGTGTGGCTGGCAGAGCGCGCCGACGGCGCCTTCAGGCGCGAAGTCGCGCTGAAGATGCCGGTTCGCCTCGAAGGACGAGAAGACCTGGCGCGGCGCTTCGCCGTCGAGCGCGACATCCTGGCCGCGCTGGAACATGCGCATATCGCGCGCTTCTACGACGCCGGGGTGAGCCAGGACGGAACGCCGTACTTCGCGCTCGAATACGTCGCGGGCGAGACGCTGCTCCAGTGGGCCGACGAGCGGCGGCTGTCCATCCGTGCGCGCATCGAGCTGTTCCTTCAGGTGCTGGAGGCGGTGCAGTTCGCCCACGACAAGGGCGTGCTGCATCGCGACATCAAGCCGTCGAACATCCTGGTCACCGACGCCGGCCAGGTGAAGCTGCTGGACTTCGGCGTCGCCCGGCTGGTGGAGCGCCCGGGGGAAGCCGAGCTCACCCAGCCGTACGGGCGGGCGCTCACGCCGGGCTATGCAAGCCCCGAGCAGCTCAGAGGCGAGCGCGTCGATGCGGCGAGCGACGTGTACTCGCTCGGGATGGTGCTGTGCGAGCTGCTGACGGGACGCCGGCCGGCCGAGCGCAGCACGCGCGCCCTCGGAGGGGACCTCGAGGCCATCGTCGCCAAGGCGCTCGCCGCGCAGCCCGCGCAACGCTATGCCGGCGCCGCGGCGCTGGCGCAGGACCTGCGCCGGCACCTCGCCGGCGAGGCCGTTCATGCACGCGGTCCGTCGCCGCTCTACCGGGCCGGCAAGTTCCTGCAGCGCCACCGGGCCGGCGCGGGGCTCGCCCTCGCGGTATCGCTTTCGTTCGCTGTCGGTCTGGTGCTGGTGCAGCGTCCGCAGGCGCCGACGCTGCCGGCGGTGGCGCTGGCCGGCGCACCGACGCCGGCGCCCGCGTCGGCCGAAGGCAAGTCCATCGCGGTGCTGCCCTTCGCCGACCTCAGCGAGAGCCAGGACCAGGCGTACTTCTCCGACGGACTGTCCGAGGAGCTCATCGACCGCCTGACGCACAGCCCGAACCTGCGAGTGATCGCGCGCACGTCCTCGTTCGCGCTCAAGGGCACGAAGGACGACGTGCGCTCGATCGCCGCCCGTCTCGGCGTCGCCTTCCTGCTGCAGGGCAGCGTGCGCAAGAGCGGCACGAGGGTGCGCATCGCGGCCCAGCTCGTGCGCGCCTCGGACGGGAGCCAGATGTGGTCACAGACCTACGACCGCCAGCTGGAGGATGTCTTCCGCATCCAGGACGAGATCGCGGGCACGGTGGCCCTCGCCCTCGAGTCCGCGCTGGTCGGTCGCCCGGGCCATGCCGGCGCCCGGCTGCCGAACATCGAGGCCTACAACCTGGTGCTCCAGGGCGACGTCTATGCCAACGGTCCCTTCGAGCGCGATGCGCAGCGCGCCGAGGCGTCGTTCAAGAAGGCCATCGAGACCGATCCTGCCTACGCGCTGCCGTGGGTCAAGCTGGGCCTGCTGTACATGAGGCAGGCCCAGCTGTCGCGCATGGACCGCGATGAAGCCCATGCGCTGGCCCGCCAGGCGATAGACAGCGCCCTGCGGTTGGCGCCGGGCTCGATGGCCGCGCATGCGGCGCGGTTCCGCTATGCCGTGCGGGTCGATTACCGATGGGGCGACGCGCGCGCCGAGCTGGACCGCATGCGTGCCATCGATCTGCGCGACATGCTTCATCTGCCGGAGTGCGAAGCGACATTCGCCGGCGTCACCGGCCGGCTCGACGAGGCCATCCGGATCCAGCGGCAGATCGTCGAACGCGATCCGCTGAATGCATCGGCCATCGGCACGCTGGCGTCCTATCTGCTGCAGGGCGACCGCTTCGAGGAGTCGCTGGCGTTGCTGCGCCACGAACTGCAGATCAACCCGCACGCCGTCGGCAACCACGGCCTCATGGGCGTGAATCTCGCGCTGCTGGGACGAGGCGAGCAGGCCCTGGCGGCGATCGCCGAGGAGCGCCACGACGGGTACCGACTCTGGGCCGCGTCCATCGCCCACTGGACCCTGGGCCGGCGTGCCGATGCCGATGCCGCGCTGGCCGAGATGAAGCGCTACGCCGACGCGAATGCCTTCTACGTGGCGCAGCTCCATGCGATGCGAGGCGAGCGCAAGGCGGCGTTCGAATGGCTGAACCGGGCTTGTGCCGAGCACCAGAGCGGTTGCGAATCGCTCAAGATCGATCGGTTCTTTCGGCCGCTGCGCGACGATGCGCGTTATCGGGCGGTGCTGGGGAAGATGAAGCTCGAGAGCGACGCGCCTGCCACGCAGTGA
- a CDS encoding DUF3365 domain-containing protein has translation MKLLVKFNLVLIVLFAIGIAATAQISRELLQRNAREEVYANAKLLIDSALAVREYTSRNVAPLLETQIRYEFRPEMVSAFSAHEVLKNLRDANPEYKQFLYREATLNPTNPANKAVDWENDVVSAFRNGTAAPPLFGERDTPNGRMLFLAKPLKAGAACLRCHDTAEVAPPTMIAKYGPAGGFGWKVGEIIGAQIIQVPVSFALARAEETFRVFMLSVMGVLLALALALNLLLWWMFIRPVTRLSALADQISLGAVDTADFVAGSRDEIGSLAMALSRMRRSLVQAMKMLEA, from the coding sequence ATGAAGCTGCTCGTCAAGTTCAACCTCGTGCTGATCGTGCTGTTCGCGATCGGCATTGCGGCCACCGCCCAGATCTCGCGCGAACTGCTGCAGCGCAACGCGCGCGAGGAGGTCTACGCGAACGCCAAGCTGCTGATCGACAGTGCGCTGGCGGTGCGCGAGTACACGAGCCGCAACGTCGCGCCGCTGCTCGAGACGCAGATCCGGTACGAGTTCCGCCCGGAGATGGTCTCGGCGTTCTCGGCGCACGAGGTGCTGAAGAACCTGCGCGACGCGAACCCCGAGTACAAGCAGTTCCTCTACCGCGAGGCGACGTTGAATCCCACCAACCCGGCGAACAAGGCGGTCGACTGGGAGAACGACGTGGTCAGCGCCTTTCGCAACGGCACGGCCGCGCCGCCGCTGTTCGGCGAGCGCGACACGCCGAACGGCCGCATGCTGTTCCTCGCCAAGCCGCTCAAGGCCGGCGCGGCCTGCCTGCGCTGCCACGACACCGCCGAGGTCGCCCCGCCGACGATGATCGCGAAATACGGGCCCGCCGGCGGCTTCGGCTGGAAGGTGGGCGAGATCATCGGCGCACAGATCATCCAGGTGCCCGTCTCCTTCGCGCTGGCGCGCGCCGAGGAGACGTTCCGGGTCTTCATGCTTTCGGTGATGGGCGTGCTGCTGGCCCTCGCGCTGGCGCTGAACCTGCTGCTCTGGTGGATGTTCATCCGCCCGGTGACTCGCCTGTCCGCGCTGGCCGACCAGATCAGCCTGGGCGCGGTCGACACGGCCGACTTCGTCGCCGGCAGCCGCGACGAGATCGGCTCGCTCGCGATGGCCCTGTCGCGGATGCGGCGCAGCCTGGTGCAGGCGATGAAGATGCTCGAGGCTTGA
- a CDS encoding alpha/beta fold hydrolase, with amino-acid sequence MTPIRRHFADLSIGQLHFASCGDAAAPVVLLLHQTPRSWAEYREVLPLLGQRFRAIAMDTPGFGDSAPLREPASIEGWAAVAVELLDALSIARAHVVGHHTGGVIAMHLAAAHPARVASVVLSSTPYTGEAFRRARRERPPIDAVEPSADGSHLAALWQRRQGFYPPGRPELLEAFVRDALKVSGDVEAGHRAVAAYRMEDHIDRVTQPTLLIRADGDPFASPHVGELQAHIRHARVAVMAEGMVPLPDQLPREFSRTVATFLDAGDNATP; translated from the coding sequence GTGACACCCATCCGGCGCCACTTCGCCGACCTGTCGATCGGACAGCTGCACTTCGCGAGCTGCGGCGATGCCGCGGCGCCCGTGGTCCTGCTGCTGCACCAGACGCCGCGCAGCTGGGCCGAATACCGCGAGGTGCTGCCGCTGCTCGGGCAGCGCTTTCGCGCCATCGCGATGGACACGCCCGGCTTCGGCGACTCGGCGCCTTTGCGCGAGCCGGCGAGCATCGAGGGGTGGGCCGCGGTCGCGGTGGAGCTGCTCGACGCCCTGTCGATCGCGCGGGCGCATGTGGTCGGCCATCACACCGGCGGCGTGATCGCGATGCACCTGGCTGCCGCGCATCCGGCGCGTGTCGCATCGGTGGTGCTTTCGTCGACGCCGTACACCGGCGAGGCGTTCCGACGCGCGCGCCGCGAGCGGCCCCCGATCGATGCGGTCGAGCCGAGCGCCGACGGCAGCCACCTCGCTGCGCTCTGGCAGCGCCGGCAGGGCTTCTATCCGCCGGGGCGTCCCGAGCTGCTCGAGGCTTTCGTGCGCGACGCGCTCAAGGTGTCAGGCGATGTGGAGGCCGGGCATCGCGCCGTGGCGGCGTACCGCATGGAGGATCACATCGATCGCGTGACGCAGCCGACGCTGCTGATCCGCGCCGACGGCGATCCGTTCGCATCGCCGCACGTGGGAGAGCTGCAGGCGCACATTCGCCATGCGCGCGTGGCGGTCATGGCCGAGGGGATGGTGCCGCTGCCGGATCAACTGCCGCGTGAGTTTTCGCGGACGGTGGCGACGTTTCTGGACGCCGGGGACAACGCCACCCCCTGA
- a CDS encoding indolepyruvate ferredoxin oxidoreductase subunit alpha produces the protein MAERSFVEEVKKLRLGAGEVFRGEGILAVTKALLESGVAYVAGYQGAPISHLMDVLADAQDILAEHGIRFENSASEATAAATLAASVNYPLRGAVTFKSTVGTNVASDALANLASGGVTGGALIVVGEDYGEGSSIMQERSHAFAMKSQIWLLDPRPNLPSIVQAVKHGFALSEASRTPVMLQLRIRACHVHGEFVAADNVTPAYTVRDALESPRRDVSRIVLPPASFAHEQEKVAERWPAAVRFIEERGLNEFFAEDADDIGIVVQGGSYNTLIRALSRLGMADVYGNSRVPLYVMNVAYPVIDSEVQRFCRGKGAVLMVEEGQPNFIEQNIATLLRQAGSTTVLHGKDLLPMAGEYSAAELLKGTRAFLERYGRIEKPATRAATPKGAVIPLKPIADNVNARPPGFCTGCPERPIFTAMKLVERELGPHHVSADIGCHLFSILPPFNLGNTTMGYGLGGAGAAALNAPTGKRAISVMGDGGFWHNGLTSGIANAVFNRSDNLTIVVDNSYTSATGGQDILSSTAENPTRSTGHAIESAVRGVGVKWVRTMRRTYDVAGMRDALKEALTTREKGPKVLIAQSECMLNKQRREKPLVRKAVAAGERVVRERFGVDADTCTGDHSCIRLSGCPSLSIKPNPDPLRTDPVATVLDSCVGCGLCGEVSHAAVLCPSFYKAQIVSNPTRWDRLRQRVRQAVIGRLQRRDARVRERYAF, from the coding sequence ATGGCTGAGCGTTCGTTTGTCGAGGAAGTGAAGAAGCTGCGGCTCGGCGCCGGCGAGGTGTTTCGCGGCGAGGGCATTCTCGCGGTGACCAAGGCGCTGCTCGAGTCCGGCGTGGCCTACGTCGCGGGCTACCAGGGCGCGCCCATCTCCCACCTGATGGATGTGCTGGCCGACGCACAGGACATCCTCGCCGAGCACGGCATCCGCTTCGAGAACAGCGCCAGCGAGGCGACTGCCGCTGCCACGCTGGCCGCTTCGGTCAACTACCCGCTGCGCGGCGCGGTGACCTTCAAGTCGACCGTCGGCACCAACGTCGCCTCGGACGCACTGGCCAACCTGGCGTCGGGCGGGGTGACGGGCGGGGCGCTCATCGTCGTCGGCGAGGACTACGGCGAAGGCTCGTCGATCATGCAGGAGCGCAGCCACGCCTTCGCGATGAAGTCGCAGATCTGGCTGCTCGATCCGCGGCCCAACCTGCCGTCCATCGTGCAGGCGGTGAAGCACGGCTTCGCGCTGTCGGAGGCCAGCCGCACGCCGGTGATGCTGCAGCTGCGCATCCGCGCCTGCCACGTGCACGGCGAGTTCGTCGCCGCCGACAACGTGACACCCGCCTACACCGTGCGCGACGCCCTCGAGAGCCCGCGGCGCGACGTGAGCCGCATCGTGCTGCCGCCGGCGAGCTTTGCGCACGAGCAGGAGAAGGTGGCCGAGCGCTGGCCGGCGGCGGTGCGCTTCATCGAGGAGCGCGGCCTCAACGAATTCTTTGCCGAGGACGCCGACGACATCGGCATCGTCGTGCAGGGCGGCAGCTACAACACGCTCATCCGCGCGCTGTCTCGCCTGGGCATGGCCGACGTCTACGGCAACAGCCGCGTGCCGCTGTACGTGATGAACGTCGCCTATCCGGTGATCGACAGCGAGGTGCAGCGCTTCTGCCGCGGCAAGGGCGCCGTGCTGATGGTGGAGGAGGGCCAGCCCAACTTCATCGAGCAGAACATCGCCACCCTGCTGCGCCAGGCCGGCTCGACCACCGTGCTGCACGGCAAGGACCTGCTGCCGATGGCCGGCGAGTATTCCGCTGCCGAACTGCTGAAGGGCACGCGGGCATTCCTCGAGCGCTACGGCCGCATCGAGAAGCCGGCGACCCGCGCGGCCACGCCGAAGGGCGCGGTGATCCCGCTCAAGCCGATCGCCGACAACGTCAATGCGCGTCCGCCTGGCTTTTGCACCGGCTGCCCGGAGCGGCCCATCTTCACCGCGATGAAGCTGGTCGAGCGCGAGCTCGGGCCGCACCACGTCAGCGCCGACATCGGCTGCCACCTCTTCTCCATCCTGCCGCCGTTCAACCTGGGCAACACGACGATGGGGTATGGGCTGGGCGGGGCCGGGGCGGCCGCGCTGAATGCCCCGACGGGCAAGCGCGCCATCAGCGTGATGGGCGACGGCGGCTTCTGGCACAACGGCCTGACCAGCGGCATCGCCAACGCAGTCTTCAACCGCAGCGACAACCTCACCATCGTCGTCGACAACAGCTACACCTCGGCCACCGGCGGCCAGGACATCCTGTCGTCGACCGCCGAGAACCCGACGCGCAGCACCGGTCATGCGATCGAGTCGGCGGTGCGCGGCGTCGGCGTCAAGTGGGTGCGCACGATGCGCCGCACCTACGACGTCGCCGGCATGCGCGACGCACTGAAGGAGGCACTGACGACGCGCGAAAAGGGCCCGAAGGTGCTGATCGCGCAGAGCGAATGCATGCTCAACAAGCAGCGCCGCGAGAAGCCGCTGGTGCGCAAGGCGGTGGCCGCCGGCGAGCGCGTGGTGCGCGAGCGCTTCGGCGTCGATGCCGACACCTGCACCGGCGACCATTCCTGCATCCGCCTGTCCGGCTGCCCGTCGCTGTCGATCAAGCCCAACCCGGACCCGCTGCGCACCGACCCGGTGGCCACCGTGCTCGACTCATGCGTGGGCTGCGGCCTGTGCGGCGAGGTCTCGCACGCAGCGGTGCTGTGTCCCTCGTTCTACAAGGCGCAGATCGTCAGCAACCCGACGCGCTGGGATCGGCTGCGCCAACGCGTGCGACAGGCCGTGATCGGACGCCTGCAGCGGCGGGATGCGCGGGTCCGTGAGCGGTATGCGTTCTGA
- a CDS encoding carbonic anhydrase family protein, whose translation MTLRPSRFCLLVAAALCSAASFAASPAAAHWEYRGTHGAAHWATLDSAYEACAKGKTQSPIDIRNATPAALPALEFSYGRVAPSIVNNGHTIQVNVPPGQVLRIGEHAYNLVQFHFHTPSEEHVNGKASAMVAHFVHRDAEGGLAVVAALIQPGKANPGFEAVLSHLPARAGETLTVEGLELDLAALLPAGHRYYDFEGSLTTPPCSEKVQWMVLTEPVTVSPQAIRGFRKLYSSNARPVQPLNGRLVRVSQ comes from the coding sequence ATGACCCTGCGTCCTTCCCGTTTCTGTCTGCTCGTTGCGGCTGCACTGTGCTCTGCCGCCTCCTTCGCCGCCTCTCCCGCCGCTGCGCACTGGGAGTACCGCGGCACCCATGGCGCCGCCCACTGGGCCACGCTCGACTCGGCCTACGAGGCCTGCGCCAAAGGGAAGACGCAGTCGCCGATCGACATCCGCAACGCAACGCCGGCCGCGCTGCCCGCGCTCGAGTTCAGCTACGGCCGCGTCGCGCCGTCCATCGTCAACAACGGGCACACCATCCAGGTCAACGTGCCGCCCGGCCAGGTGCTGCGCATCGGCGAGCATGCCTACAACCTCGTGCAGTTCCACTTCCACACGCCCAGCGAGGAGCACGTGAACGGCAAGGCGAGCGCGATGGTCGCCCACTTCGTGCACCGCGATGCCGAAGGCGGCCTGGCCGTCGTGGCCGCCCTCATCCAGCCGGGCAAGGCGAACCCGGGCTTCGAGGCCGTCCTGTCGCATCTGCCGGCCCGGGCTGGCGAGACCTTGACCGTCGAGGGCCTGGAGCTCGATCTCGCCGCGCTGCTGCCTGCCGGGCACCGCTACTACGACTTCGAAGGCTCGCTGACGACCCCGCCCTGCTCGGAGAAGGTGCAGTGGATGGTGCTGACGGAGCCGGTCACCGTGTCGCCCCAAGCGATCCGCGGCTTTCGCAAGCTCTACTCGTCGAATGCACGCCCGGTGCAGCCGCTGAACGGCCGGCTGGTGCGCGTGTCGCAGTAA
- a CDS encoding NAD/NADP-dependent octopine/nopaline dehydrogenase family protein: MKIAVLGGGHGCYAAAADLSEAGHEVRLWRRDAAALQPVIDSRAIVLKDADGSREVRIALATADIGQALKDVRLVVIPSPAVAQADIARAMAPHLASGQVVFLAPGTFGSYVMAQSVRDAGQRADVAWAETGTLPYLARKHGEREVNVTVRAVRLPTGVYPGRREADAIAVIREAYPSVHGCGDALSGALMNAGPVIHPPLMVMNAAPLQHFERWDIHNEGTQPAVRAVTDRLDHERIAVREALGYAAPHYPLADHYLNDRWMYGDAHKKLVKSGDWREHIDLHTHRYIVEDTELGLAFLASVARWSGTDAPIAHGLLAIVGGFLGRDLRRGPRSLEALGLAALDRDSLQRRLREGA, encoded by the coding sequence ATGAAGATCGCTGTTCTCGGTGGCGGCCACGGCTGCTACGCCGCTGCTGCGGACCTGTCCGAAGCAGGCCACGAAGTGCGCCTGTGGCGCCGCGACGCGGCCGCGCTGCAGCCGGTGATCGACAGCCGCGCCATCGTGCTCAAGGACGCCGACGGATCGCGCGAGGTGCGCATCGCGCTCGCCACGGCCGACATCGGACAGGCGCTGAAGGACGTTCGCCTCGTCGTCATCCCGAGCCCGGCCGTCGCGCAGGCCGACATTGCCCGCGCGATGGCGCCGCACCTGGCGAGCGGCCAGGTCGTGTTCCTCGCGCCGGGAACCTTCGGCAGCTATGTCATGGCGCAGTCAGTGCGCGATGCGGGCCAGCGCGCCGACGTCGCCTGGGCGGAGACCGGCACCTTGCCCTACCTGGCGCGCAAGCACGGCGAGCGCGAGGTCAACGTCACGGTCCGCGCGGTGCGCCTGCCGACCGGCGTGTACCCGGGGCGGCGCGAGGCGGATGCGATCGCCGTCATCCGCGAGGCGTATCCCAGCGTGCACGGCTGCGGCGACGCGCTGTCGGGCGCGCTGATGAACGCCGGCCCCGTCATCCACCCGCCGCTGATGGTGATGAACGCCGCGCCGCTGCAGCACTTCGAGCGCTGGGACATCCACAACGAGGGCACGCAGCCCGCGGTGCGCGCGGTCACCGACCGCCTCGACCACGAACGCATCGCCGTGCGCGAGGCGCTCGGCTACGCGGCGCCGCACTACCCGCTGGCCGACCACTACCTCAACGACCGCTGGATGTACGGCGACGCGCACAAGAAGCTCGTCAAGTCGGGCGACTGGCGGGAGCACATCGACCTGCACACGCACCGCTACATCGTCGAGGACACCGAGCTCGGGCTGGCCTTTCTCGCCTCGGTGGCACGCTGGAGCGGCACCGACGCGCCGATCGCGCACGGGCTGCTTGCCATCGTCGGCGGCTTCCTCGGGCGCGACCTGCGGCGAGGTCCGCGCAGCCTCGAGGCGCTCGGCCTGGCGGCGCTGGACCGCGACAGCCTGCAGCGGCGCCTGCGCGAAGGCGCCTGA
- a CDS encoding MarR family transcriptional regulator, translating into MSNARRASAHFVDDYLPALLAQASQLISGEFHLVVRTNGFSVSEWRVLATLAGNDPLSIGRLAQITTIKQPTVTRLLDRMEAKRLVQRVENDGDRRITLVRITPTGTRMVSRLIPLAREHEQRVLEPFGLQRAEDLKSTLRSIIELHRGSMAEAADDEE; encoded by the coding sequence ATGAGCAATGCCCGCCGCGCATCCGCGCACTTCGTCGACGACTACCTGCCCGCGCTGCTGGCCCAGGCGAGCCAGCTGATCTCCGGCGAGTTCCATCTGGTGGTGCGCACCAATGGCTTCAGCGTGTCGGAGTGGCGGGTGCTTGCCACGCTGGCCGGCAACGACCCGTTGAGCATCGGCCGGCTCGCGCAGATCACCACCATCAAGCAGCCCACCGTGACGCGCCTGCTCGACCGCATGGAAGCCAAGCGTCTGGTGCAGCGCGTGGAGAACGACGGCGACCGGCGCATCACCCTGGTGCGCATCACGCCCACCGGCACCCGGATGGTGTCGCGCCTCATCCCGCTGGCCCGCGAACACGAGCAGCGGGTGCTCGAGCCCTTCGGGCTGCAGCGGGCGGAGGACCTGAAGTCCACCTTGCGCAGCATCATCGAGTTGCACCGGGGCTCGATGGCGGAAGCGGCGGACGACGAGGAGTGA